The proteins below are encoded in one region of Streptomyces sp. NBC_00490:
- a CDS encoding GNAT family N-acetyltransferase, with protein sequence MTAVPSRRTSKRLRPRHVREADLQELSLLDRESFPEEPYPYFVLRQMFDIYPGHLLVLDDGTALQGYVLCGTAPDLSRSWVLGLGITPHQRGQGFGRLLMEEVLRRLRDLGVREVALTVAPANKAAILLYENLGFVGEPTLRKNYFGPGADRLLMRLRLSG encoded by the coding sequence ATGACCGCGGTACCCTCCCGTCGCACATCAAAGCGCCTCCGGCCCCGCCACGTTCGAGAAGCTGACCTCCAGGAACTGTCCCTCCTCGACAGGGAGTCGTTTCCGGAGGAGCCCTATCCCTACTTCGTGCTGCGCCAGATGTTCGACATCTACCCAGGCCACCTGCTGGTTCTCGACGACGGCACCGCTCTCCAGGGGTACGTCCTGTGCGGGACGGCACCCGATCTCAGCCGTAGCTGGGTCCTCGGCCTGGGGATCACCCCGCACCAGCGCGGTCAGGGCTTCGGCCGCCTGCTGATGGAGGAAGTGCTGCGCAGACTCCGCGACCTCGGAGTACGGGAAGTCGCCCTCACCGTCGCACCCGCGAACAAGGCGGCGATACTCCTCTACGAGAACCTGGGTTTCGTCGGCGAACCCACCCTGCGCAAGAACTACTTCGGCCCTGGGGCCGACCGCCTGCTGATGCGGTTGCG
- a CDS encoding SCO2525 family SAM-dependent methyltransferase, producing MHFPAPVDPCVRNDQAPWEKFDNEAYVAQNYLDLLPVDAKILSEVGGYFSRHFRERGEGARSPVLGIDMGAGGNLYPALAMLPWCRKITLFERAPENVEYLRQQRSEVAQNWDAFWKVLCYEKVYADLDSKWKNVFREVARVEQGNLFKMGRRNWLGIRRSAGKYQIGTMFFVAESISTSPDEFRQAVDCFMAVLAPGAPFAAAFMEGSRGYDVGDEHFPACDVDEDQVEKTLAPYANDLKMVRLNDAGHLVRPGHTGMILAYGERRSGE from the coding sequence ATGCATTTCCCAGCTCCGGTCGACCCGTGTGTCCGAAATGATCAGGCACCATGGGAAAAATTCGACAACGAGGCGTACGTCGCACAGAATTACCTTGATCTTCTGCCTGTGGATGCGAAGATCCTCTCTGAGGTGGGCGGGTACTTCAGTCGCCACTTCAGGGAAAGGGGTGAGGGTGCGAGGAGTCCGGTTCTGGGTATTGACATGGGCGCTGGAGGCAACCTGTATCCGGCGTTGGCGATGCTTCCCTGGTGTAGGAAGATCACCCTTTTTGAGCGAGCTCCGGAGAACGTCGAATACTTGCGCCAGCAGCGCAGTGAGGTCGCTCAGAACTGGGACGCCTTCTGGAAAGTGCTGTGTTATGAGAAGGTCTACGCCGATCTGGACTCGAAATGGAAGAACGTATTCCGTGAAGTCGCCCGTGTAGAACAGGGGAACCTGTTCAAGATGGGGCGGCGTAATTGGCTGGGGATTCGGAGATCGGCGGGCAAGTACCAGATCGGAACGATGTTCTTCGTGGCCGAATCCATCTCCACCTCACCCGACGAGTTCCGGCAGGCCGTCGACTGCTTTATGGCCGTTCTCGCGCCTGGCGCCCCCTTCGCCGCCGCGTTCATGGAAGGCTCACGTGGGTATGACGTCGGCGATGAACATTTTCCAGCCTGCGATGTCGACGAAGATCAGGTCGAGAAAACTCTCGCCCCCTACGCGAATGACCTGAAGATGGTGCGCCTGAACGACGCGGGCCACTTGGTGCGACCTGGTCATACGGGAATGATCCTCGCATACGGAGAACGGCGTTCCGGGGAATGA
- a CDS encoding SCO2524 family protein yields the protein MEIKPRAHLLQIWEAIARHSFDSGRFAWGDSGGRSSVADAERLLSLMYPATEIPEFRLDEPDTTQKDVQRALRLAGGRTEIPAALIAALRDFMRNHAEEDGTPTFGGGHYFTTPDPDAEITAEQRDLGVVDSFSMSVTLCLATLGFLDKFTGPAVRSDLREAVKDLREATSRRLTAAMVGLLRSFTVSVFDADTTQGRRLSRTLGQRRLSERAVLRQFQERFETLRATIDNRITLGVDVKDGLKDPGMMFECGWAWGVVKDAPPVTRTDKDGTEQHIGRQSVGVADPIPYLYFTVVALDGIQDLSSDRTLTLGLLDEEQQTLAEALRLRWTVTREYWSALARFSADRWPLEDIPWRVTHQKLESEYFSLSVASLVVHDLVRSRAGDEDFARTAEVLTRLAERGRITSPLTRDDSALELHSPGVVLPLQGSEQLGPPLEWTVADFSAHLLKRTVQLATYSRSASIQDELLALAEETFDHLWQRRIADGEGTDLWDDAQAVFPTAPKREGSPSWSMTERLTECMVAAYNFYDRKPVGSPELASFATALLSEATHRFGREQMRSAVVSDSDHAKSLRTIEIRLRRARELVGDQPGTSSALALFVLGELDTLAQARSAAAGEVWR from the coding sequence ATGGAGATCAAGCCAAGAGCTCATCTGCTCCAGATCTGGGAAGCGATCGCACGGCACTCCTTCGACAGCGGGCGTTTCGCCTGGGGTGACTCCGGCGGGCGCAGCAGCGTCGCGGACGCCGAGCGGCTGCTGAGCCTCATGTATCCGGCCACCGAGATCCCCGAGTTTCGTCTGGACGAGCCGGACACCACCCAGAAGGACGTGCAGCGTGCCCTCCGCCTGGCAGGAGGGCGCACCGAGATCCCCGCGGCCCTGATCGCAGCCCTGCGCGATTTCATGCGCAACCACGCGGAGGAGGACGGCACTCCCACCTTCGGCGGCGGCCACTACTTCACCACCCCCGACCCCGACGCGGAGATCACCGCCGAGCAGCGGGACCTCGGCGTTGTTGACTCGTTCTCCATGTCGGTCACCCTCTGCCTCGCCACACTCGGCTTCCTCGACAAGTTCACCGGCCCCGCGGTCCGATCCGACCTGCGTGAGGCGGTCAAGGACCTCAGGGAGGCGACGAGCAGGCGGCTCACCGCGGCGATGGTCGGTCTGCTGCGGTCCTTCACCGTCAGCGTCTTCGACGCCGACACCACCCAGGGACGGCGGCTGAGCCGAACCCTTGGCCAGCGCAGGCTCTCCGAGCGGGCGGTCCTGCGCCAGTTCCAGGAGCGCTTCGAGACTCTCCGCGCCACCATCGACAACCGCATCACGCTCGGCGTGGACGTCAAGGACGGCCTCAAGGACCCCGGGATGATGTTCGAATGCGGCTGGGCCTGGGGTGTGGTCAAGGACGCGCCGCCCGTCACTCGCACCGACAAGGACGGCACGGAGCAGCACATCGGCCGCCAGAGCGTCGGCGTGGCGGACCCCATTCCCTACCTGTACTTCACCGTGGTCGCCCTCGACGGCATCCAGGACCTGTCCTCCGACCGCACCCTCACCCTCGGCCTCCTGGACGAGGAGCAGCAGACACTCGCCGAGGCACTGCGACTGCGCTGGACCGTCACCCGCGAGTACTGGTCCGCCCTCGCCCGGTTCAGCGCCGACCGCTGGCCGCTGGAGGACATTCCCTGGCGGGTCACCCATCAGAAACTCGAATCCGAGTACTTCTCCCTGTCCGTGGCGTCCCTCGTGGTCCACGACCTGGTGCGCAGCCGCGCCGGCGACGAGGATTTCGCCCGCACTGCCGAGGTCCTCACCAGGCTCGCCGAACGGGGCCGCATCACCAGCCCTCTCACCCGCGATGACTCCGCGCTGGAACTGCACAGCCCCGGAGTCGTCCTCCCCCTCCAGGGCAGCGAGCAGCTGGGTCCGCCGCTGGAGTGGACGGTCGCCGACTTCTCCGCTCACCTGCTCAAACGCACCGTCCAACTCGCCACTTACTCCCGTAGCGCTTCCATCCAGGACGAATTGCTGGCGCTGGCGGAGGAGACCTTCGACCATCTCTGGCAGCGGCGCATCGCCGACGGTGAGGGCACGGACCTGTGGGACGACGCCCAGGCGGTGTTCCCCACCGCGCCCAAACGTGAGGGTTCGCCCTCCTGGAGCATGACCGAGCGCCTCACCGAGTGCATGGTCGCCGCGTACAACTTCTACGACCGCAAGCCGGTCGGCAGTCCCGAACTCGCCTCCTTCGCCACCGCGTTGCTCAGCGAGGCGACTCACCGTTTCGGCCGGGAGCAGATGCGGTCCGCCGTGGTCTCCGACAGCGATCACGCCAAGTCCCTGCGCACCATCGAGATCCGGCTCCGGCGGGCACGTGAGCTGGTCGGTGACCAACCCGGCACCTCCAGCGCGCTTGCGCTGTTTGTGCTCGGTGAACTCGACACGCTCGCCCAGGCCCGCAGCGCCGCCGCCGGTGAGGTGTGGCGGTGA
- a CDS encoding SCO2523 family variant P-loop protein — translation MIVFAASDKGGTGRSVTSANLAYQRALAGDHVAYVDFDFGSPTAPAVFDVPDILRGTGEGGLHSYLEGAAPEPARVDVWRRTEHPALRRTTIGAGRLVLLPGDVTGGEFVTDELSVQRCVDLFLRLQGEFDLILVDLSAGRSYAMDMVLEATARPELRNVPHRWVVFHRWTRQHVIAAAGLVYDARGLLEGGADLGHDKDALQGVIRFVRAAVPDPDSSLWSHVSPAQSAWMQMYDERLRRLASELGVGDSVLLGTVPLEPILQWQEQLITEEEVVATKIANKETLDALEEIAGRLVDDTHWGKP, via the coding sequence GTGATCGTCTTCGCCGCCTCCGACAAGGGAGGCACCGGCCGCTCCGTCACCAGCGCGAACCTCGCCTACCAGCGGGCCCTCGCCGGTGACCATGTGGCCTACGTCGACTTCGACTTCGGCTCGCCCACCGCACCCGCCGTGTTCGACGTCCCCGACATCCTGCGCGGCACCGGTGAGGGCGGCCTGCACTCCTATCTGGAGGGCGCCGCCCCTGAACCGGCCAGGGTCGACGTGTGGCGTCGCACCGAACACCCCGCACTGCGACGCACCACGATCGGAGCCGGACGGCTCGTGTTGCTGCCTGGCGATGTCACCGGCGGCGAGTTCGTCACGGACGAGTTATCGGTGCAGCGCTGCGTCGACCTCTTCCTGCGCCTGCAGGGCGAGTTCGACCTCATCCTGGTCGACCTCAGCGCCGGACGCAGCTACGCCATGGACATGGTCCTGGAGGCCACCGCACGGCCCGAACTGCGCAACGTTCCGCACCGCTGGGTGGTCTTCCACCGCTGGACCCGGCAGCACGTCATCGCCGCCGCCGGGCTGGTCTACGATGCCCGCGGCCTCCTGGAGGGCGGAGCCGACCTCGGCCACGACAAGGACGCGCTCCAGGGTGTGATCCGCTTCGTCCGGGCCGCTGTACCCGACCCCGACTCCTCGCTGTGGTCGCACGTCTCGCCCGCCCAGTCCGCGTGGATGCAGATGTACGACGAACGCCTGCGCCGACTCGCCTCCGAACTCGGCGTGGGCGACTCGGTGTTGCTCGGCACCGTACCGCTGGAGCCAATTCTCCAGTGGCAGGAGCAGCTGATCACGGAGGAAGAGGTCGTCGCCACCAAGATCGCCAACAAGGAGACGCTGGACGCGCTGGAGGAGATCGCCGGACGCCTCGTCGACGACACCCACTGGGGGAAGCCGTGA
- a CDS encoding SCO2522 family protein, giving the protein MTDVFRETTAQSRTAAVPLSHLSLEIGHLYMEDLEGGPDRLRELFTRVRPWADAARADIAARTGTARPRVSTCFLVDDYFSRFSTPAELLPLVLGEAERAGLAIDYLARESACAVADTIPLAQSVARRLVESPPPGSYGARPPVSESGWLANGQRSPSGRSQAMRRTAPWQPPSETAARRHSVFVDVELWDDDKDGNRTWSCPFLAAVWQLARLGLLRSEGEPVLSPRPANPRGHPRSWDELPPLTQLNPTAAPFCAYRTCSVLPARFLPVEHAVRIVLDQTDVDTGAVEQIAARAHAEGITPPDSVADRVSYVFCPEPSR; this is encoded by the coding sequence GTGACCGACGTCTTCCGGGAGACCACTGCACAGAGCCGCACCGCCGCGGTGCCCCTGTCCCATCTCTCCCTGGAAATCGGCCACTTGTACATGGAGGATCTGGAAGGCGGCCCCGACCGCCTGCGTGAACTCTTCACCCGGGTCCGGCCCTGGGCGGACGCGGCCCGCGCCGACATCGCCGCCCGCACCGGCACCGCCCGGCCACGCGTCAGCACCTGCTTCCTCGTCGACGACTACTTCAGCCGCTTCTCCACCCCCGCCGAACTGCTCCCCCTCGTCCTCGGCGAGGCCGAGCGGGCCGGCCTCGCCATCGACTACCTGGCCCGCGAATCCGCCTGCGCGGTCGCCGACACGATCCCCCTCGCCCAGTCCGTCGCGCGCCGGCTCGTCGAATCACCGCCCCCGGGCAGCTACGGCGCCCGCCCGCCGGTCAGCGAGTCCGGCTGGCTCGCCAACGGCCAGCGAAGCCCCTCCGGGCGATCCCAGGCCATGCGCAGGACGGCACCCTGGCAGCCGCCCAGCGAGACCGCCGCCCGCCGCCACTCCGTCTTCGTGGACGTCGAACTCTGGGACGACGACAAGGACGGCAACCGCACCTGGTCCTGCCCCTTCCTCGCCGCCGTCTGGCAGCTCGCCCGCCTCGGCCTCCTGCGCAGCGAAGGCGAACCGGTCCTGTCACCGCGCCCCGCGAACCCCCGCGGACACCCACGCAGTTGGGACGAACTGCCGCCGCTGACCCAGCTCAACCCCACCGCCGCGCCCTTCTGCGCCTACCGCACCTGCTCCGTACTGCCCGCACGGTTTCTCCCTGTCGAACACGCGGTGAGGATCGTCCTCGACCAGACCGACGTCGACACCGGAGCCGTCGAGCAGATCGCCGCCCGCGCACACGCGGAGGGCATCACGCCCCCCGACTCGGTGGCCGACCGGGTCTCCTACGTCTTCTGCCCGGAGCCGTCAAGGTGA
- a CDS encoding SCO2521 family protein gives MTPPPDAPRTLPVLACGEIRTCVLPSLNPLDARAATQLLRLRPDERVLVSERPNLYVRSPQTLTGVDCRMPTSNGAKVRVIGTVATRAALTEGRILQSSAHVRALARGPERRRPWGHYLLQPGVLEPLGRLPEREAAQGVLAGAGPGELDLGLIADAILTPLLRHPLLDQKSPLKSRHTRLRWAARQTEPDQGPAIEKFTLAEDDLRTVRLRVPAGTDPAAVATLCEDLALHDWLLTTVVRLLDGRLGPAEGPDALTALRPAVEHLIHLWMPAARSDHALRGLWDVLEQNPGFTRQWDNLVQRIRDRLALLNALIGSP, from the coding sequence GTGACGCCCCCGCCGGACGCGCCCCGGACCCTCCCGGTCCTGGCCTGCGGGGAGATCCGCACCTGCGTCCTGCCGTCGCTCAACCCCCTGGACGCCCGCGCCGCCACACAGTTGCTGCGACTGCGTCCAGACGAACGCGTCCTGGTCTCCGAACGCCCCAACCTCTACGTGCGCTCCCCGCAGACTCTCACCGGCGTCGACTGCCGGATGCCCACGTCCAACGGCGCCAAGGTGCGCGTGATCGGCACGGTCGCCACCCGCGCCGCCCTCACCGAGGGCCGCATCCTGCAGAGCAGCGCCCACGTCCGGGCCCTCGCCCGAGGCCCCGAACGGCGCCGCCCCTGGGGCCACTACCTCCTACAGCCCGGAGTGCTCGAACCACTGGGCCGCCTTCCCGAACGCGAGGCTGCCCAAGGCGTCCTCGCCGGCGCCGGACCCGGCGAGCTCGACCTCGGCCTGATCGCGGACGCCATCCTCACCCCCTTGCTCAGGCACCCGCTGCTCGACCAGAAGAGCCCCCTGAAGTCCCGTCACACCAGGCTGCGTTGGGCCGCCCGGCAGACCGAGCCGGACCAGGGACCCGCGATCGAGAAGTTCACCCTCGCCGAGGACGACCTGCGCACGGTCCGGCTGCGGGTACCGGCCGGCACCGACCCGGCCGCCGTCGCCACCCTCTGCGAGGACCTGGCACTGCACGACTGGCTCCTCACCACCGTCGTGCGCCTCCTCGACGGCAGACTCGGCCCCGCCGAGGGACCCGACGCGCTCACCGCACTGCGCCCAGCCGTCGAGCATCTGATCCACCTTTGGATGCCCGCCGCCCGCAGCGACCACGCACTACGGGGACTGTGGGACGTCCTCGAGCAGAACCCCGGATTCACCCGGCAGTGGGACAACCTCGTCCAGCGGATCCGGGACCGCCTTGCCCTGCTCAACGCCTTGATAGGCAGCCCATAG
- a CDS encoding DUF6879 family protein yields the protein MNGAPATTTTPANPAPPPAAPAPRRPDNRGLRIPPVLMKTLVTSVVFVIALLVTNTLDENQGAGDVWNLTASIVIGGAALIVQYLVDFEKRLVEMESSQAELIRDVKDNLLSHHVALTTLVDDRFRQINVATELFSNVDRSVLRSDAVIKLARRATECGELNNETVRTFASEEIERLAGLLENLSNRSADCLGENQDWLIDLTRCIKHSLDATSTSVDRHFWGSEPAARYLEAQTDALARGVEIRRLFLVDDEEHIDAELLALCANQRALGLDSRVVAVSQLPPWARLGTQSDFIVFDRELSYEIDQDTKDVNAKTTLNARPAHVEHRLRQFTRLWDATTRLPDQGIPQPGPAVAGSD from the coding sequence ATGAACGGAGCACCAGCGACCACCACCACGCCGGCCAACCCGGCGCCACCGCCGGCCGCCCCGGCACCCCGGCGCCCCGACAACAGGGGACTGCGGATCCCGCCGGTACTCATGAAGACCCTGGTGACCTCCGTGGTCTTCGTCATCGCCCTTCTCGTCACCAACACGCTCGACGAGAACCAGGGCGCAGGCGACGTATGGAACCTGACCGCCTCCATCGTCATCGGCGGCGCAGCCCTCATCGTGCAATACCTGGTCGACTTCGAAAAACGGCTGGTGGAGATGGAGAGCAGCCAGGCCGAGCTGATCCGGGACGTCAAGGACAACCTGCTCAGCCATCACGTCGCCCTCACCACCCTGGTCGACGACCGGTTCCGGCAGATCAACGTGGCGACCGAACTGTTCAGCAACGTCGACCGCTCAGTGCTGCGCTCGGACGCGGTCATCAAACTCGCCCGCCGGGCCACGGAGTGCGGCGAGCTCAACAACGAGACCGTGAGGACCTTCGCCAGCGAAGAGATCGAGCGCCTGGCCGGACTGCTGGAGAACCTCAGCAACCGCAGCGCGGACTGCCTGGGAGAGAACCAGGACTGGCTGATCGACCTCACCCGCTGCATCAAGCACAGCCTCGACGCGACCAGCACCTCCGTCGACCGGCACTTCTGGGGCAGCGAGCCCGCCGCCCGCTATCTGGAGGCCCAGACCGACGCCCTGGCACGAGGAGTGGAGATCCGCCGACTGTTCCTCGTCGACGACGAGGAACACATCGACGCGGAACTGCTGGCGCTGTGCGCCAACCAACGAGCCCTCGGGCTCGATTCCCGCGTGGTGGCAGTCTCCCAACTGCCACCCTGGGCACGGCTCGGCACACAGAGCGACTTCATCGTCTTCGACCGGGAACTGAGTTACGAGATCGACCAGGACACCAAAGACGTCAACGCCAAAACGACACTCAACGCCCGCCCCGCCCACGTAGAACACCGGCTCAGGCAGTTCACCCGCTTATGGGACGCCACGACTCGCCTTCCTGACCAGGGCATCCCGCAGCCCGGGCCAGCGGTAGCGGGATCGGACTGA
- a CDS encoding DUF5707 domain-containing protein: MSRRVALLVSAGVVALGGAGAFAFAYAGEQPPALEKSTARYTAPKGKGDGSLTFSTDVTANSGVKSVKVLAWPQDSSLGKKGLTAKDMADAESATCTPAEDDKVHCTYKVAVTSFEAEASPHGAWHVAVLATAKNGTTTLDTTAADFTLR, encoded by the coding sequence ATGTCCCGACGTGTCGCCCTGCTCGTGTCCGCTGGTGTCGTCGCCCTCGGCGGCGCGGGTGCCTTCGCGTTCGCCTACGCCGGTGAGCAGCCCCCGGCGCTGGAGAAGAGCACCGCCCGTTACACCGCTCCGAAAGGGAAGGGCGATGGCTCGCTGACGTTCTCGACGGATGTGACGGCCAATTCCGGTGTGAAGAGCGTGAAGGTGCTGGCGTGGCCGCAGGACTCGTCCCTGGGCAAGAAGGGCCTGACGGCCAAGGACATGGCCGACGCGGAGTCGGCCACCTGCACTCCGGCGGAGGACGACAAGGTGCACTGCACCTACAAGGTGGCAGTCACCAGCTTTGAGGCCGAGGCGTCCCCGCACGGTGCCTGGCACGTCGCGGTCCTGGCCACCGCCAAGAACGGCACCACCACCCTGGACACCACCGCGGCCGACTTCACCCTGCGCTAG
- a CDS encoding DUF2238 domain-containing protein yields the protein MSPLPAATAAPSTSRTGPAPGRSRLPAALAVGVTVALGVSAWHPKDTTTWFLETVWVIVGLPLLILLHKRFPLSDLLYCLLAVHALVLMTGGHYTYADVPAGDWIRDWLNWSRNPYDRFGHLIQGFVPAILVRELLVRTSPLQRSRWLAPLTVCACLAFSAVFEMLEWLSAVIGKDAADAFLGTQGDVWDTQWDMFCCLVGATVSLLLLSRVHNRFLARLQPADITVSSERR from the coding sequence ATGTCGCCCCTCCCCGCAGCGACGGCCGCCCCGTCCACCAGCCGTACCGGTCCTGCGCCTGGCCGCAGCCGGCTGCCGGCCGCGCTGGCGGTCGGGGTGACCGTCGCGCTCGGGGTCTCGGCATGGCATCCGAAGGACACCACCACCTGGTTCCTCGAGACGGTCTGGGTGATCGTGGGCCTGCCGCTGCTGATCCTGCTGCACAAGCGGTTCCCGTTGAGCGACCTGCTGTACTGCCTGCTCGCCGTGCACGCCCTGGTCCTGATGACCGGCGGGCACTACACCTACGCCGACGTACCCGCGGGTGACTGGATCCGCGACTGGCTCAACTGGTCCCGTAACCCCTACGACCGATTCGGCCACCTCATCCAGGGCTTCGTCCCGGCGATCCTCGTGCGCGAACTCCTCGTACGCACCTCACCCCTGCAGCGCAGCCGCTGGCTCGCCCCGCTCACCGTCTGCGCCTGCCTGGCTTTCAGCGCCGTCTTCGAGATGCTGGAATGGCTCTCCGCGGTCATTGGCAAGGACGCCGCAGATGCCTTCCTGGGCACCCAGGGGGACGTATGGGACACACAATGGGACATGTTCTGCTGCCTCGTCGGCGCCACGGTGTCCCTGCTGCTCCTCTCCCGCGTGCACAACCGCTTTCTGGCCCGCCTCCAACCGGCCGACATCACCGTCAGCAGCGAGAGGCGGTGA
- a CDS encoding IS5 family transposase (programmed frameshift): MPADPARGRRWADHRRTLEAIAWKYHTCSPWRDLPDELGSFQTAHKRLIRWAVDGTWERILAAVLAAADDADDVGWALSLHSTVCRAHQHAAGARKKKGAPDRAEPDDHALGRSRGGLSTKVHLASDIRARPLALRVTTGQAGDAPASETVSASIRVPRSGPGRPRTRPVAVLADRAYSSRAIRIHLRRRGIHAVIPQPSDQVGHRLQRGCVGGRPPAFDAEAYKPRNAVERCINRLKQWRGLAMRTDKLAITYQAALHLAATLIWTWR; the protein is encoded by the exons ATGCCGGCCGATCCAGCCCGCGGCCGGCGGTGGGCCGATCACCGCCGAACCTTGGAGGCCATCGCGTGGAAGTACCACACCTGCTCGCCCTGGCGGGACCTGCCGGACGAACTCGGCTCGTTCCAGACAGCTCACAAAAGGCTGATCAGGTGGGCCGTGGACGGCACCTGGGAACGGATCCTCGCCGCGGTCCTGGCAGCGGCCGACGACGCTGACGACGTCGGCTGGGCCCTGTCCCTGCACTCGACCGTCTGCCGAGCTCACCAGCACGCCGCCGGAGCCAGGAAGAAAAAAGGGGCGCCAGACCGGGCCGAACCCGACGACCACGCGCTCGGACGCTCCCGTGGCGGCCTGAGCACGAAGGTCCACCTCGCCAGCGACATCCGTGCTCGGCCGCTGGCCCTCCGCGTCACGACGGGCCAGGCGGGTGACGCACCGGCCTCCGAAACTGTTTCGGCAAGCATCCGTGTTCCGCGAAGCGGTCCCGGCAGACCAAGGACCCGGCCGGTGGCCGTCCTGGCGGACCGCGCGTATTCATCCCGCGCGATCCGGATTCACCTCCGCCGACGC GGGATCCACGCTGTCATCCCCCAGCCGTCCGACCAGGTCGGTCACCGTCTCCAACGAGGCTGTGTCGGAGGCCGACCGCCCGCCTTCGACGCCGAGGCGTACAAGCCGCGCAACGCGGTCGAACGATGCATCAACCGGCTCAAACAGTGGCGTGGTTTGGCCATGCGAACGGACAAGCTCGCCATCACCTACCAGGCTGCACTCCACCTCGCCGCCACCCTTATCTGGACCTGGCGATAG
- a CDS encoding SUKH-3 domain-containing protein, whose product MLDALGAAGWTAGRKIAIADWTRQLTDAGFDLNDLAIAVWAEFGELMIRSSPSRVPGSRLHMDPVDACIDGATEAATLERHYGENFSPLGMWSSQFPAYIAASGRVIAVGPHCLWSLGSTFMEALAYVVDGDGGVNREERADWLDNCQY is encoded by the coding sequence GTGCTGGACGCTCTTGGTGCTGCTGGGTGGACAGCAGGTCGCAAGATCGCCATCGCGGACTGGACGCGGCAACTGACAGATGCCGGGTTCGACCTCAACGACCTGGCGATAGCGGTCTGGGCCGAGTTCGGCGAGCTGATGATCAGGAGCTCTCCGTCCCGTGTCCCCGGTTCGCGCTTGCACATGGACCCCGTTGACGCCTGCATCGACGGCGCCACGGAAGCGGCCACGCTGGAGCGGCACTACGGAGAGAACTTCAGTCCTCTGGGCATGTGGTCGAGCCAGTTCCCTGCGTACATTGCGGCCAGCGGTCGCGTTATCGCCGTGGGGCCGCACTGCCTTTGGTCGCTGGGTTCTACCTTCATGGAGGCGTTGGCCTACGTGGTGGACGGCGATGGCGGCGTCAATCGTGAGGAACGGGCAGACTGGCTCGACAACTGCCAGTACTAG